Sequence from the Ochrobactrum vermis genome:
TATGCTGATGGTCTGTAACATCGCCAAGGTGCGAGTGTCAGACTTCACACGTCAGGCTTTCAGTATGTATATGGCGCTGTTCATTCTTCTGGCGCTGGTCACTTACGTGCCGATTATCTCAACCTACCTGGCGCATTAGACCTAGAGCGCATCCCGAAAAGTGTGAGACGGTTTTCGGCGCCGATCTGATTCAATCAGATCGGCGCTTTAACAGGTTGATCAAAGAGAAAAGCGCGGGAAGTTCCCGCGCTTCAGACCGCTGACAAACCTCGTCATTTTTTTGGCTGGGTTTATTTTGTGTTGATCTGCGAGATGGATCGGCTGTTTTAACCAGGCCGTTGAGATTCCCCTTTTCTCATGTGGGGCTTGGCTGGCTGGCGTTGGTGAGGGCGATTGCGATCTTCTTGATGTTCTGGGCGGTTGCGGCCAGCAGGCACTGGCATTGGACGCGCACGAGACTTCGGAAGCGGGCATAGCGGTGGCCATGCAGTTGCTTGGCATCGGCGAAGGAACGTTCGACGGTCTCCTTGCGGCGCTTGTAGATCGCTTTGCCCCAGGTGGTGAGGCGATGGCTATCGGTGCGCTGGCGGGCATCAGCCCAGACATGACGGGTGATGGTGCGCACCGCCTTGCTGTTGGATGTGCACGACGCCAGAAGCGGGCAGCCGCCACAGATGGCGGGGTCGGATGTATAGTGCCTGTAGCCGTTGCGGTCGGTGGTGGCGTAGGTGAGAAGCTGGCCTTGCGGGCAACGATAGCCGTCCTGTTCGGTGTCATGGACGAACTTCGACTTACGTATCATGCCGGCTCTGGGTGGGGTCGGATTGCGGTAGCCGGTAACACCGAGAATGTCCCTGTTCTCCAGGCCTTTGGCGATGCCGGCCGTCGCATAGCCGGCATCCAGCCCGACAGCACCGACGTCGAAGCCGAACCGCTCACGCTGGCGGTCCAGCCGGTCGAGATAGACGATACTGTCATGCACGTTGGCCGGCGTCGCATGGGTGTCAGTGATGATCGCAAGTCGGCCATCCACCGTGCGGTGATCCAGATAGAAGAAGCCCTTCGGCTTGCCGTCGCGCACCATGTAGCCGCTGTCGGGATCGGTTCGGCTGACCTTGGTCTGCTTGACCTCGGCTTCGCGCTCCTTTTCCTTCAATGGCTTCTGGCCGTGCAACACCCGCTCGGCCTCGATCGCCCGGTCGAGATCGGCCCAGTAGTCGGAGCGCGACTTGGCCACCATCTCGAGATCGTATTTGCCCTTGTTGGCATTGGCTTTCAGATGCGTCGCGTCGGTATAGAGAACCGTACCGTCGACCAGACCGTGATCTATAGCCTGCTCGACGATATGGTCAAAAATGTCCTGGGCGA
This genomic interval carries:
- a CDS encoding IS1182 family transposase encodes the protein MLKKPAPEQTALEIVTLDSLVPKDHLLRKIDAVIDFSFIHDRVAGLYCADNGRPPLDPTLMFKALFIGYLFGIRSERQLVREIEVNVAYRWFLRMKLTDGVFDASTLSQNRRRRFNDTSVAQDIFDHIVEQAIDHGLVDGTVLYTDATHLKANANKGKYDLEMVAKSRSDYWADLDRAIEAERVLHGQKPLKEKEREAEVKQTKVSRTDPDSGYMVRDGKPKGFFYLDHRTVDGRLAIITDTHATPANVHDSIVYLDRLDRQRERFGFDVGAVGLDAGYATAGIAKGLENRDILGVTGYRNPTPPRAGMIRKSKFVHDTEQDGYRCPQGQLLTYATTDRNGYRHYTSDPAICGGCPLLASCTSNSKAVRTITRHVWADARQRTDSHRLTTWGKAIYKRRKETVERSFADAKQLHGHRYARFRSLVRVQCQCLLAATAQNIKKIAIALTNASQPSPT